In the Quercus lobata isolate SW786 chromosome 5, ValleyOak3.0 Primary Assembly, whole genome shotgun sequence genome, one interval contains:
- the LOC115988907 gene encoding uncharacterized protein LOC115988907 isoform X2: MAAVNASIITSSTQTFLAMQSVSNTNTIRLVSNSLASSFIGNSLPRFFPMKKRVVKISGEVRAAAAVTTSPVEETKEFTLPSRAMFELGKAPVYWKTMNGLPPSSGEKLRLFYNPTANNLVPNEEFRIAFNGGFNQPIMCGGQPRAVLRKN, encoded by the exons ATGGCGGCAGTAAATGCATCAATTATTACGTCTTCCACACAAACGTTTCTGGCCATGCAGTCCGTTTCCAATACTAATACAATTCGACTTGTTTCAAATTCGCTTG CTAGCAGTTTCATCGGTAATTCGTTGCCACGGTTTTTCCCAATGAAGAAGAGAGTTGTCAAGATTAGTGGGGAAGTCAGAGCTGCAGCAGCTGTTACAACTAGTCCTGTTGAGGAAACCAAAGA GTTTACCCTCCCTTCACGGGCTATGTTTGAACTCGGCAAGGCCCCAGTATATTGGAAAACCATGAATGGTCTTCCTCCTTCTTCT GGGGAAAAGCTAAGGCTTTTCTACAATCCCACCGCGAACAACCTTGTTCCGAATGAAGAATTTAGGATTGCTTTTAATG GAGGTTTTAATCAGCCAATTATGTGTGGTGGTCAGCCAAGGGCAGTGCTGAGGAAGAACTGA
- the LOC115988907 gene encoding uncharacterized protein LOC115988907 isoform X1, protein MAAVNASIITSSTQTFLAMQSVSNTNTIRLVSNSLASSFIGNSLPRFFPMKKRVVKISGEVRAAAAVTTSPVEETKEFTLPSRAMFELGKAPVYWKTMNGLPPSSGEKLRLFYNPTANNLVPNEEFRIAFNGSIHGLPTILLLRHCGIRSAAGLAYALKLFSYSSFQLAF, encoded by the exons ATGGCGGCAGTAAATGCATCAATTATTACGTCTTCCACACAAACGTTTCTGGCCATGCAGTCCGTTTCCAATACTAATACAATTCGACTTGTTTCAAATTCGCTTG CTAGCAGTTTCATCGGTAATTCGTTGCCACGGTTTTTCCCAATGAAGAAGAGAGTTGTCAAGATTAGTGGGGAAGTCAGAGCTGCAGCAGCTGTTACAACTAGTCCTGTTGAGGAAACCAAAGA GTTTACCCTCCCTTCACGGGCTATGTTTGAACTCGGCAAGGCCCCAGTATATTGGAAAACCATGAATGGTCTTCCTCCTTCTTCT GGGGAAAAGCTAAGGCTTTTCTACAATCCCACCGCGAACAACCTTGTTCCGAATGAAGAATTTAGGATTGCTTTTAATG GAAGTATCCATGGTTTACCTACCATCTTATTGTTGCGACATTGTGGCATAAGGAGTGCAGCTGGATTGGCCTATGCATTGAAACTATTCAGTTACAGCTCATTTCAATTGGCTTTTTGA